From Streptomyces sp. NBC_00775, one genomic window encodes:
- a CDS encoding GH39 family glycosyl hydrolase: MGRHGWNSGARRWRLTALLGVGAAALALVVTLLNTLPGDGGSTAGTTRDGDKVHGTPVTPPDTPQPAVGWGFTHTQFSADEGSDAAVERAEGLLEKQSLPQNQHIMGWGAGNPEPSKGRYDFSEMDRRIDFIRKSGGTPTVTLCCSPDWMKGGKSGTTDWSQSALETAPDRAHYKDFAALAATVAKRYPDVRHFIVWNEFKGFWNDSEARWDYEGYTELYNLVYKALKKVDKDIMVGGPYLVMDSFDPRQTENASTTLKGTWGAMDQRVLDAFDYWNKNKAGADFVVVDGSSYTNDDDMLPNEFAATDKLTAVGKWVREQTHDLPLWWAEYYVEPADGNDDRKGWSETHRAAVQAAGMIAMVKGGASSGFYWNPEEEKGTDCAGCLWTPTDSAGGGKELPMYGLVSRFSKEFPPGTTYRTVSVAADDVPNVRVLATDKTVLVINILDRSISAKVDGKRFEMGAYEVKWLTR, encoded by the coding sequence ATGGGACGTCATGGGTGGAATTCGGGGGCACGGCGGTGGCGGCTCACCGCGCTGCTCGGAGTCGGTGCGGCCGCTCTGGCCCTGGTGGTGACCCTGCTCAACACCCTGCCGGGCGACGGCGGGAGCACCGCGGGCACGACCCGCGACGGGGACAAGGTGCACGGCACACCGGTCACCCCGCCCGACACGCCGCAGCCGGCGGTGGGCTGGGGCTTCACACACACCCAGTTCAGCGCCGACGAGGGCAGCGACGCCGCCGTCGAGCGCGCCGAGGGGCTGCTGGAGAAGCAGTCGCTGCCGCAGAACCAGCACATCATGGGCTGGGGTGCGGGCAACCCCGAGCCGTCCAAGGGGCGTTACGACTTCTCCGAGATGGACCGCCGTATCGACTTCATCCGCAAGTCCGGCGGCACCCCGACCGTCACCCTGTGCTGCTCCCCGGACTGGATGAAGGGCGGCAAGTCCGGCACCACCGACTGGAGTCAGTCCGCCCTGGAGACGGCCCCGGACCGCGCCCACTACAAGGACTTCGCCGCGCTCGCCGCGACCGTCGCCAAGCGCTATCCGGACGTACGGCACTTCATCGTCTGGAACGAGTTCAAGGGCTTCTGGAACGACAGCGAGGCCCGCTGGGACTACGAGGGCTACACCGAGCTCTACAACCTGGTCTACAAGGCGCTGAAGAAGGTTGACAAGGACATCATGGTGGGCGGTCCCTACCTGGTCATGGACAGCTTCGACCCGCGGCAGACGGAGAACGCGTCCACGACCCTGAAGGGCACCTGGGGCGCCATGGACCAGCGTGTCCTCGACGCATTCGACTACTGGAACAAGAACAAGGCGGGCGCCGACTTCGTCGTCGTGGACGGCTCCAGCTACACGAACGACGACGACATGCTGCCCAATGAGTTCGCGGCCACCGACAAGCTCACGGCTGTCGGCAAGTGGGTGCGCGAGCAGACGCACGACCTGCCGCTGTGGTGGGCCGAGTACTACGTCGAACCGGCCGACGGCAACGACGACCGCAAGGGCTGGTCCGAGACCCACCGCGCCGCCGTCCAGGCCGCCGGAATGATCGCGATGGTCAAGGGCGGTGCCTCCTCCGGCTTCTACTGGAATCCGGAGGAGGAGAAGGGCACCGACTGCGCGGGCTGCCTGTGGACACCGACCGACAGCGCCGGCGGGGGGAAGGAACTCCCCATGTACGGGCTGGTCTCCCGGTTCAGCAAGGAGTTCCCGCCCGGCACCACGTACCGGACGGTGTCGGTCGCCGCGGACGACGTGCCCAACGTCCGCGTCCTGGCCACCGACAAGACCGTCCTCGTGATCAACATCCTCGACCGGTCGATCAGCGCGAAGGTGGACGGGAAGCGGTTCGAGATGGGGGCGTACGAGGTGAAGTGGCTCACGCGATAG